Proteins encoded in a region of the Stieleria neptunia genome:
- a CDS encoding tetratricopeptide repeat protein — MEFRNYLTCFWPGLSELWWRGRLSALPLAIGFGIGLNSLLILKHFYPTWLDPLLVRSAWWVGVCVWICWTVKSIRELPALINPRAVTEAPDRFVEAQAAYLRGDWEATEPLLLGILAIEPRDPPALLMLSSLYRHTGRVTSAAVLLDEMRRLEIADRWQIEMDAEAARIARDAESAGEADEEAEDESASELQGDGNAADLTAA, encoded by the coding sequence ATGGAATTCCGCAACTATCTGACCTGTTTTTGGCCGGGGCTCAGCGAGCTTTGGTGGCGCGGTCGGTTGTCAGCGCTGCCGTTGGCGATCGGGTTCGGTATCGGCTTGAATTCACTGTTGATTCTCAAACACTTCTATCCGACCTGGTTGGACCCGTTGCTGGTCCGATCGGCCTGGTGGGTCGGCGTCTGCGTCTGGATCTGTTGGACGGTCAAAAGCATCCGCGAATTGCCAGCATTGATCAATCCGCGAGCGGTGACCGAAGCACCCGATCGTTTTGTCGAAGCCCAGGCGGCCTACCTGCGCGGCGACTGGGAGGCGACCGAACCGCTGTTGTTGGGGATTTTGGCGATCGAACCGCGTGACCCCCCGGCGTTGTTGATGTTGTCAAGTCTGTATCGTCATACAGGCAGAGTCACCAGTGCGGCGGTGCTGTTGGATGAGATGCGGCGGCTGGAGATTGCCGATCGATGGCAGATTGAGATGGATGCCGAGGCGGCTCGGATTGCTCGAGACGCCGAATCCGCAGGGGAAGCGGACGAGGAGGCAGAGGACGAGTCGGCCTCGGAGTTGCAGGGAGATGGCAATGCTGCCGATTTGACAGCGGCTTGA
- a CDS encoding ATP-dependent Clp protease ATP-binding subunit, whose translation MYERFTDRARKVMQLANQEAQRFNHEYIGTEHILLGLVKEGSGVAANVLKNLDVDLRKIRLEVEKLVQSGPEMVTVGKLPQTPRAKKVIEYSMEEARNLNHSYVGTEHILLGLLREQEGVAAQVLMNLGLKLEDVREEVLNLLGHGLEGAEVGERGGRGSEEGSSGSASGKSGKSKTPALDSFGRDLTELARKGELDPVIGREREIERAIQILCRRTKNNPVLLGEAGVGKTAIVEGFAQKVIEGEVPEILAEKRIVVLDLAMMVAGTKYRGQFEERIKAVMTEVRRVKNTILFIDELHTLVGAGGAEGAIDAANVLKPALARGEIQCIGATTLDEYRKYIEKDNALARRFQEIIVEPTGKQETVAILKGLRERYEEHHRVQITDDAVVSAVEMSERYITARCLPDKAIDVIDEAGARVRLRTMTRPPDLKEIDEEVEQLNKEKEDAVANQDFEKAANLRDQAEKLRKKKDQITQDWREKSQQTDGVVDEEVIAEVVSKMTGIPLTRLSTEDSLRLMRMEEELHKRVVSQDLAVSAVAKAVRRSRSGLKDPRRPTGSFIFAGPTGVGKTLLAKALAEYMFGDSDALVHIDMSEYMEKHNVSRLIGAPPGFVGYEEGGQLTEKIRRRPYAVVLFDEIEKAHPDVFNMMLQVMEEGRLTDSFGRNVDFRNTILIMTTNAGAEAIKNESAFGFQKSDNDASYESMKTRVMEQIERVFRPEFLNRLDDTIIFRHLTRVDLKLVIDFELSKVRERLLDRGLALELQDEAKEFLIRRGTDLNYGARPLRRAIEQRIEDPLSEELLRGAFEGKDTIVVKGILENSDGDSVAPGDMTVTDEGKMIDPDGKKVKVVRLEFHGETRGLAEEKEQPVSASVGESEENKDDSGN comes from the coding sequence ATGTACGAACGATTTACCGACCGCGCTCGCAAAGTGATGCAACTGGCTAACCAGGAAGCACAGCGTTTCAACCACGAATACATCGGGACCGAGCATATTTTGCTCGGCCTGGTCAAAGAAGGCAGTGGGGTGGCCGCCAATGTGCTGAAAAACCTGGACGTCGATCTCCGCAAGATCCGTTTGGAGGTCGAGAAATTGGTCCAGAGCGGCCCCGAGATGGTGACCGTCGGAAAGTTGCCACAAACGCCGCGGGCGAAGAAGGTGATCGAGTATTCCATGGAGGAGGCTCGGAATCTGAATCACAGCTACGTCGGCACCGAGCACATCTTGCTCGGTCTGCTGCGAGAACAAGAAGGCGTCGCCGCACAAGTCCTGATGAACCTGGGGCTGAAGCTGGAAGACGTCCGCGAAGAAGTGCTCAATTTGCTCGGCCATGGACTCGAGGGTGCGGAAGTCGGCGAACGCGGCGGACGCGGCAGCGAAGAAGGCAGTTCCGGCAGTGCGTCGGGCAAGAGCGGCAAGAGCAAGACGCCCGCACTGGACAGCTTCGGCCGCGACCTGACCGAATTGGCTCGCAAGGGCGAACTGGATCCGGTCATCGGGCGGGAACGCGAAATCGAACGCGCCATCCAAATCCTCTGCCGCCGGACCAAGAACAATCCCGTGCTGCTCGGCGAGGCCGGCGTCGGCAAGACGGCGATCGTCGAAGGATTCGCCCAAAAGGTGATCGAGGGCGAAGTCCCCGAGATCCTGGCCGAAAAACGAATCGTGGTCCTCGACCTGGCGATGATGGTTGCCGGCACCAAGTATCGCGGGCAATTCGAAGAACGCATCAAAGCGGTCATGACCGAAGTCCGCCGCGTCAAGAACACGATCTTGTTCATCGACGAACTCCACACCCTGGTCGGTGCCGGTGGAGCCGAAGGCGCCATCGACGCCGCCAACGTGCTCAAGCCAGCCCTCGCCCGCGGCGAGATCCAGTGCATCGGTGCGACCACGCTGGACGAGTACCGAAAGTACATCGAAAAAGACAACGCGCTGGCGCGACGGTTCCAAGAGATCATCGTCGAACCGACCGGCAAGCAAGAAACCGTCGCGATCCTGAAAGGGCTGCGTGAACGCTACGAAGAACACCACCGCGTGCAAATCACCGACGACGCCGTGGTCTCGGCCGTCGAGATGAGCGAGCGCTACATCACCGCCCGATGCCTGCCCGACAAGGCGATCGACGTGATCGACGAAGCCGGTGCACGCGTTCGGTTGCGCACGATGACCCGTCCGCCGGATCTGAAAGAAATCGACGAAGAAGTCGAACAGCTGAACAAGGAAAAGGAAGACGCGGTCGCCAACCAGGATTTCGAGAAAGCGGCCAACCTCCGCGATCAGGCCGAAAAGCTTCGCAAGAAGAAAGACCAGATCACCCAGGACTGGCGTGAGAAGAGCCAGCAAACCGACGGCGTCGTCGACGAAGAAGTGATCGCCGAAGTGGTCAGCAAGATGACCGGCATCCCGTTGACCCGACTGTCGACCGAAGACAGCTTGCGACTGATGCGGATGGAAGAAGAACTGCACAAGCGAGTCGTCAGCCAAGACCTGGCGGTTTCGGCCGTTGCCAAAGCCGTTCGCCGAAGCCGCAGTGGTTTGAAGGATCCGCGACGCCCGACCGGCTCGTTCATCTTCGCCGGACCCACCGGGGTCGGGAAAACCCTGCTCGCCAAAGCGCTCGCCGAATACATGTTCGGTGACAGCGACGCGCTCGTGCACATCGACATGAGCGAGTACATGGAGAAACACAACGTCAGCCGTTTGATCGGGGCACCTCCCGGATTCGTCGGGTACGAAGAAGGCGGTCAGTTGACCGAGAAAATTCGACGCCGCCCCTACGCCGTGGTGCTGTTCGACGAAATCGAAAAGGCGCATCCCGATGTGTTCAACATGATGCTGCAGGTCATGGAAGAAGGCCGTTTGACCGACTCGTTCGGACGCAACGTCGACTTCCGCAACACGATCCTGATCATGACCACCAACGCCGGTGCCGAAGCGATCAAGAACGAGTCTGCGTTCGGATTCCAAAAGTCCGACAACGACGCCAGCTACGAATCCATGAAGACGCGTGTGATGGAACAGATCGAACGCGTGTTCCGGCCCGAGTTCTTGAACCGCCTGGATGACACGATCATCTTCCGCCACCTGACGCGAGTCGACTTGAAGCTGGTCATCGATTTCGAACTGTCCAAGGTTCGCGAACGCTTGCTCGACCGCGGATTGGCGCTGGAACTGCAAGACGAAGCGAAGGAGTTCTTGATCCGTCGCGGAACCGATTTGAATTACGGTGCACGTCCGCTGCGTCGTGCGATCGAACAACGAATCGAAGACCCGCTCAGCGAAGAACTGCTCCGCGGTGCATTCGAAGGCAAGGACACGATCGTGGTCAAAGGGATCCTGGAAAACTCCGACGGTGATTCCGTCGCCCCGGGCGACATGACCGTGACCGACGAGGGAAAGATGATCGACCCCGATGGCAAGAAGGTCAAAGTGGTTCGGCTCGAATTCCACGGCGAAACCCGCGGCCTGGCCGAGGAAAAAGAACAGCCCGTCAGCGCCTCCGTCGGCGAGTCCGAAGAAAACAAAGACGACTCGGGCAACTGA
- a CDS encoding glycosyltransferase family protein produces the protein MPKFPRPARVSIVIPLQRDEKLFEETLLSVLENQTDDCQIIAVHNGTYADPFELNDEVSFVTARSSNLTDLVRDAFGVTSAPVVHVLGTGMRAQADWLDRALEPFDNARVGAVAPTLIDPAGRPVEGAHWADSGGRFCQSRSGLVPTGPLSGFFVNAFFARRHLLGNLLDAVAPAMSDPIAVSYAMGCLMKRAGWKLASADGCRVEAEDALESPDHSDMARGQCLGAIRHRVLPGEPAPGRGAMLREALLGSSSVGEMIGMMRYRNSLSAVRRAIDPDSVPAADDTAHVINLPAAETQLHRDAA, from the coding sequence GTGCCGAAATTTCCGCGGCCCGCCCGCGTCTCGATTGTGATTCCGCTGCAGCGTGACGAGAAACTTTTCGAGGAAACGCTGCTCAGTGTTTTGGAAAATCAGACGGATGATTGCCAGATCATTGCGGTCCACAACGGGACGTATGCTGATCCCTTTGAGCTGAACGACGAAGTCAGCTTTGTCACCGCCCGATCGTCCAACCTGACCGACTTGGTGCGCGATGCATTTGGCGTCACGTCGGCCCCGGTTGTGCACGTCCTGGGGACCGGCATGCGAGCCCAGGCCGATTGGCTGGATCGCGCCTTGGAGCCATTTGACAACGCGCGGGTCGGCGCCGTCGCCCCGACCTTGATCGACCCGGCCGGCCGTCCCGTTGAAGGCGCCCATTGGGCGGATTCCGGCGGGCGATTCTGCCAGAGCCGCTCGGGGCTTGTTCCCACGGGGCCGCTCAGTGGTTTTTTTGTGAACGCGTTTTTCGCCCGCCGCCACCTGCTCGGCAATCTGCTTGACGCCGTCGCACCGGCGATGAGTGATCCGATCGCGGTCAGCTACGCGATGGGGTGCTTGATGAAGCGTGCCGGATGGAAACTCGCCTCGGCAGACGGTTGTCGCGTTGAGGCGGAAGACGCGCTCGAATCGCCCGATCACTCGGACATGGCCCGCGGCCAATGCCTGGGTGCGATCCGCCATCGGGTGCTGCCAGGCGAGCCTGCTCCCGGAAGGGGCGCGATGCTCCGCGAGGCGCTTCTGGGTTCAAGTTCCGTGGGCGAGATGATCGGGATGATGCGTTATCGAAACAGTCTTTCGGCGGTCCGCCGCGCGATCGACCCCGACAGCGTCCCAGCGGCCGACGACACGGCCCACGTGATCAACCTGCCTGCGGCCGAGACGCAACTCCACCGGGATGCGGCGTAG
- a CDS encoding citrate synthase, with amino-acid sequence MSSSVNLETQDAGTVRLTYGDQEIELPVVEGSEGERGIDISVLRGTTGLVTLDEGFVNTGSTRSAVTFLDGEKGILRYRGYPIEDLAKHCDFVEVAYLLIHGELPSPAEAANFRSGIRHHTMIHEDMRSFYNGFPRDAHPMAILSSVVGALSTFYQDSMQVDDPDQVEISIYRLLAKLPTIAAYAYKKSIGQPFMYPNNDLDYCENFLHMMFATPAHDHLVDPDFAEALNLLLIVHADHEQNCSTSTVRMVGSSNANLFASISAGIGALWGPLHGGANEACVNMLEKIAADGGNVKKYVDMAKDKNSSFRLMGFGHRVYKNFDPRAQIIRACCDKLLAKLNIDDPLFHVAQELQDVALEDEYFVERKLYPNVDFYSGVIYRAMGIPVQMFTVLFSLGRLPGWIAHWKELHATPGKRIYRPRQIYTGQNERTVVPIENR; translated from the coding sequence ATGAGTTCAAGCGTTAATTTGGAAACCCAAGACGCCGGCACGGTTCGTCTGACTTACGGTGACCAGGAGATCGAGCTTCCGGTCGTCGAAGGCTCCGAGGGGGAACGCGGAATCGATATCTCCGTGCTCCGCGGTACCACCGGGCTGGTCACCCTGGACGAAGGTTTTGTCAACACCGGCAGCACCCGCAGCGCGGTCACCTTTCTCGACGGCGAAAAAGGCATCCTGCGATATCGCGGTTATCCGATCGAGGACCTGGCCAAGCACTGTGACTTCGTCGAAGTCGCCTACCTGCTGATTCATGGCGAATTGCCGAGCCCGGCCGAAGCCGCCAATTTCCGCAGCGGGATTCGCCACCACACGATGATCCACGAGGACATGCGGTCGTTCTACAACGGATTCCCGCGTGACGCCCACCCGATGGCCATCCTCAGCAGCGTCGTCGGCGCGCTGTCGACGTTTTATCAAGATTCGATGCAGGTCGATGATCCGGATCAAGTGGAAATCTCGATCTATCGACTGCTCGCGAAACTGCCGACCATCGCTGCCTATGCGTACAAGAAGTCGATCGGCCAGCCGTTCATGTATCCGAACAATGATTTGGATTACTGCGAAAACTTCTTGCACATGATGTTCGCGACGCCCGCCCACGATCACTTGGTCGACCCCGACTTTGCCGAAGCCCTGAACCTGCTGTTGATCGTTCACGCCGACCACGAACAAAACTGCAGCACGTCGACGGTGCGGATGGTCGGCAGCAGCAATGCCAACCTGTTCGCATCCATCTCCGCCGGCATCGGAGCCTTGTGGGGGCCGCTGCACGGGGGGGCCAATGAAGCTTGCGTGAATATGCTGGAGAAAATCGCGGCCGATGGCGGGAACGTCAAAAAGTACGTCGATATGGCCAAGGACAAAAACAGCAGCTTCCGTCTGATGGGATTCGGCCACCGCGTCTACAAGAACTTTGACCCCCGCGCCCAAATCATTCGGGCGTGCTGCGACAAACTGCTCGCCAAACTGAATATCGACGACCCCTTGTTCCATGTCGCCCAAGAATTGCAAGACGTGGCGCTGGAAGATGAGTACTTCGTCGAACGAAAGCTCTATCCGAACGTCGACTTTTATTCCGGCGTGATCTATCGGGCGATGGGGATCCCCGTCCAGATGTTTACCGTGCTGTTCTCCCTCGGGCGGCTCCCCGGCTGGATCGCCCATTGGAAAGAGCTTCACGCCACGCCCGGAAAACGCATCTATCGTCCCCGGCAGATCTACACCGGGCAAAACGAACGCACCGTCGTCCCGATCGAAAATCGCTAA
- a CDS encoding thioredoxin family protein, with product MPLDLAALFDQGLSYDAFLAKHGNEAQRNRWSAVHAEVRLSEPQRDLLAGFVREMKVLVSAGAWCGDCVNQCPVFDHFAAANEKIRVRFFDRDEHSELAESISTCGGHRVPSVLFLSEDNFICGRYGDRTLATYRHMAATQLGPSCPTGIGAINVDLLQAVTAEWLAEFERIQLMLRLSGRLREKHGD from the coding sequence ATGCCACTCGACCTTGCCGCCCTGTTCGACCAAGGGCTCTCGTATGATGCGTTCTTGGCCAAGCACGGCAACGAGGCCCAGCGCAACCGCTGGAGTGCGGTGCATGCGGAAGTTCGCCTCAGCGAGCCCCAGCGCGATCTGCTGGCGGGATTCGTCCGCGAGATGAAAGTCCTCGTCTCGGCCGGTGCCTGGTGTGGCGACTGCGTCAATCAATGCCCGGTGTTCGATCACTTCGCGGCCGCGAATGAAAAAATTCGCGTGCGTTTTTTCGACCGAGACGAACACAGCGAGTTGGCCGAATCGATTTCGACCTGTGGCGGCCATCGCGTCCCGTCGGTCTTGTTTCTCAGCGAGGACAACTTCATCTGCGGGCGGTACGGCGACCGCACCCTGGCGACCTATCGACACATGGCGGCCACCCAGCTCGGCCCCAGTTGCCCGACGGGCATCGGTGCCATCAACGTCGACCTGCTCCAAGCCGTCACCGCCGAATGGCTGGCCGAATTCGAACGCATCCAGTTGATGCTGCGATTGTCAGGGCGTCTGCGCGAAAAGCACGGGGACTGA